The proteins below come from a single Myxococcales bacterium genomic window:
- a CDS encoding serine/threonine protein kinase, whose protein sequence is MDLAVENELLAGKYRVERVLGEGGMGVVVRAIHTQLEQPVALKFLQPEALKRPALVARFAREAKALARLTTEHVARVIDVGTLDSGAPYIVMEYLDGEDLAALLDRRGRLTIEEAATYLLQACEAIAEAHAARIVHRDLKPANLFLARQRDGGSIIKVLDFGIAKALDDGAALTKTSAGLGSAHYMAPEQMRNAKSCDERADLWACGVILFELTTGLVPFEGDSVHEVVAAVIEQRRHSVHELLPNAPQALAALVDRCLQVDPAKRVPSVLELAEGLASLADGPEQRASLGKIRRVLATAAGPVSSAEEEEMIRSREEIANASTMAMPSSDATQSGPQRAVRDVPSTLPARASQRPGAGARAGWAPSTLGAGALLLGLAGVGLGYTVSNKPPRAGGVVATPSAATAATAATSAVATSTTAATTTAATPPAASAPAKAPDPPPSATTATTAPTAGHPTHATPKHTAAPVASAAPPPMVTAAPAVTVVPTMGIK, encoded by the coding sequence ATGGACCTTGCCGTCGAAAACGAGCTGCTCGCTGGAAAGTACCGGGTCGAGCGCGTCCTCGGCGAGGGCGGCATGGGCGTCGTCGTCCGCGCGATCCACACCCAGCTCGAGCAGCCCGTGGCGCTCAAGTTCCTCCAGCCGGAGGCGCTGAAGCGCCCGGCGCTGGTCGCCCGCTTCGCCCGCGAAGCCAAGGCCCTCGCGCGCCTCACCACCGAGCACGTCGCGCGGGTCATCGACGTGGGCACCCTCGACTCGGGGGCGCCCTACATCGTGATGGAGTACCTCGACGGCGAAGACCTGGCCGCGCTCCTCGATCGGCGCGGGAGGCTGACGATCGAAGAGGCGGCGACCTACCTGCTCCAGGCGTGCGAGGCCATCGCCGAGGCCCACGCCGCCCGGATCGTCCACCGAGACCTGAAGCCGGCGAACCTCTTCTTGGCGCGTCAGCGAGACGGCGGCTCGATCATCAAGGTGCTTGACTTTGGCATCGCCAAGGCGCTCGACGACGGGGCCGCGCTCACCAAGACCTCGGCCGGCCTCGGCTCCGCGCACTACATGGCGCCCGAGCAGATGCGCAACGCCAAGTCGTGCGACGAGCGCGCCGATCTGTGGGCGTGCGGCGTGATCTTGTTCGAGCTCACGACCGGGCTCGTGCCCTTCGAGGGCGACTCGGTCCACGAGGTGGTGGCGGCGGTCATCGAGCAGCGGCGCCACTCGGTGCACGAGCTGTTGCCGAACGCGCCACAGGCGCTCGCCGCCCTGGTCGACCGGTGCCTCCAGGTCGACCCCGCGAAGCGGGTGCCGTCGGTGCTCGAGCTCGCCGAGGGGCTCGCGAGCCTCGCGGACGGTCCAGAGCAGCGCGCCTCGCTCGGCAAGATCCGCCGCGTGCTCGCGACCGCGGCCGGCCCCGTGAGCTCCGCCGAGGAGGAGGAGATGATCCGGAGCCGCGAGGAGATCGCCAACGCCTCGACGATGGCGATGCCCTCGTCCGACGCGACCCAGTCGGGCCCGCAGCGCGCGGTTCGCGACGTGCCGAGCACGCTGCCGGCGCGCGCGTCCCAGCGCCCCGGCGCGGGAGCGCGCGCGGGGTGGGCTCCCTCCACGCTGGGCGCGGGCGCCCTGCTCCTCGGGCTGGCGGGCGTCGGGCTCGGCTACACCGTCTCGAACAAGCCACCGCGCGCCGGGGGCGTCGTGGCCACGCCCTCCGCGGCGACCGCAGCGACCGCGGCGACCTCAGCCGTGGCGACCAGCACAACGGCGGCCACCACAACCGCGGCCACCCCACCGGCGGCGAGCGCTCCCGCGAAGGCCCCGGACCCGCCGCCAAGCGCGACGACCGCGACGACCGCCCCGACCGCGGGCCACCCGACGCACGCCACCCCGAAGCACACGGCGGCACCGGTCGCCTCCGCGGCGCCTCCGCCGATGGTCACGGCTGCGCCCGCCGTGACCGTGGTCCCCACCATGGGGATCAAGTGA